In Accipiter gentilis chromosome 17, bAccGen1.1, whole genome shotgun sequence, one DNA window encodes the following:
- the E2F8 gene encoding transcription factor E2F8 isoform X1 has translation MQKAGGEMGTGDKENHSSEPHRSVLKTPLKQAATSRSVLTEIQPDCQPLTTPPKPKEILPADPWTPTSNLKMLISAASPEIRSREQRRELSNNSREVLQAKHCLQEHLSGDEYEKSQPSRKEKSLGLLCHKFLARYPDYPSTAENNYICLDEVAEELNVERRRIYDIVNVLESLHMVSRLAKNRYAWHGRHNLSKTLQALKKVGEENKYTQQIQMIKKREYEHEFDLDGESNEEMARSFGSNEHSEMSFVELPGMEFRAASVNSRKDKSLRVMSQKFVMLFLVSTPQIVSLEVAAKILIGEDQLEDLDKSKFKTKIRRLYDIANVLSSLELIKKVHVTEERGRKPAFKWTGPDVLSSVQDTKLETTSTSCPPPILESIPSKEQCSKNLFPSRGKQNFTRHPSLIKLVKTIENDRRKIQSAPTSPVKMSASTDQNLSALPSKMAQVPAIAKHQLEGQSKKAKELKLSRSALESNQSSPEVVPKPEPPRVAAPSQQPALAQPPAVCPPSHSSVSPVILPHTPAGVSYAIYLHPSQAHTVTTYSPSFMLQPLPCANVTGIKSINSKVLNKTATEEGDNQVTTDDPTKSLAAKEGPPIKSETSSQRCLKRSQALQENNLIKKCRSDEESLDTSLGGSMKNERPPSSSSQMNRETDNFQEERQNKTETLDENMASCYDQHKRDHVPEDEDKIKTKQDIPVAFAIPAHESFFPSGYLIPLTQCTHGNKAGFSNKEKAGMCSLQHTTYSSPIAGVIPVTASELKAVNIPAFQITPLNIMLSPTSIAAAPVLSNSCLNSSNTSSAQNPSSSVLNFTLQHIGLIPAGVQVPANPVLQHMPVSLQPENVSYSSENMNLQEEKPSVPKELQEPQTVTENFFRTPGGPNTVSSLSANSDGTDRISQGTLYIPQRKLEVSED, from the exons ATGCAGAAGGCGGGGGGGGAGATGGGCACCGGCGACAAG GAAAATCATTCTTCCGAGCCTCACAGAAGCGTGTTGAAAACCCCTCTGAAACAAGCAGCTACCTCACGTTCCGTATTGACAGAGATACAGCCTGACTGTCAGCCGCTAACCACACCCCCAAAACCTAAAGAAATCCTTCCAGCAGATCCATGGACGCCTACTTCGAACCTGAAAATGCTGATTAGCGCAGCTAGTCCTGAGATCaggagcagagaacagagaagggAACTGTCAAACAACTCAAGGGAGGTCCTACAGGCGAAACACTGTTTGCAG GAGCACTTATCGGGAGATGAATACGAAAAATCTCAACCAAGTCGCAAAGAGAAAAGTCTAGGACTACTGTGTCATAAATTCTTAGCTCGATATCCTGATTACCCCAGCACTGCAGAGAATAATTACATTTGCCTTGATGAAGTAGCTGAAGAGCTTA atGTTGAACGTAGACGCATATACGACATTGTGAACGTCCTAGAGAGCCTACACATGGTGAGCCGCCTTGCCAAAAACAGATACGCTTGGCACGGGCGACATAATCTCTCCAAAACCCTGCAGGCTTTGAAAAAAGTCGGAGAAGAGAACAAATATACACAACAAATTCAGATGATCAAGAAAAGAGAGTACGAGCATGAATTTGATCTCGATGGTGAAAGCAATGAAGAAATGGCAAGATCTTTTGGCTCAAATGAGCATTCAGAAATGTCTTTTGTTGAGCTCCCAGGAATGGAATTTCGTGCTG CATCAGTAAATAGCAGGAAGGACAAGTCTTTACGAGTGATGAGTCAGAAATTTGTGATGCTGTTTCTTGTATCGACTCCTCAAATAGTAAGCCTTGAAGTTGCTGCTAAAATCTTGATTGGAGAAGACCAGTTGGAAGACTTAGATAAAAGCAAGTTTAAAA ccaAAATTAGGAGACTTTATGACATAGCAAATGTTCTCAGTAGCCTTGAGCTTATCAAGAAAGTTCATGTTACGGAGGAGAGAGGTAGAAAACCAGCATTCAAATGGACAGGACCTGACGTCTTGTCAAGTGTTCAGG atACAAAACTTGAAACAACTTCTACAAGCTGTCCCCCACCTATTTTGGAATCCATCCCTTCCAAAGAGCAGTGTTCAAAAAACCTTTTTCCTTCAAGAGGAAAGCAAAACTTCACTCGGCATCCTTCTCTAATAAAGTTAGTTAAAACTATAGAAAACGACAGAAGAAAGATCCAATCTGCTCCAACCAGTCCAGTTAAAATGAGTGCAA GTACTGATCAAAATTTATCAGCTCTCCCAAGTAAAATGGCTCAGGTTCCAGCAATTGCTAAACATCAGCTGGAAGGACAATCAAA gaaagcaaaagagtTGAAATTGTCAAGATCTGCTTTGGAATCTAATCAGTCGTCGCCTGAGGTAGTCCCCAAGCCCGAACCTCCTCGTGTCGCAGCACcctcccagcagccagctctTGCACAGCCACCGGCTGTCTGTCCTCCAAGCCACAGTTCAGTCTCACCAGTAATACTACCTCATACTCCTGCTGGTGTTTCGTATGCAATATATCTGCATCCTTCCCAAGCCCACACTGTGACAACATACAGCCCAAGTTTCATGTTGCAGCCTCTACCATGTGCTAATGTAACTGGAATTAAGAGTATTAATTCAAAAGTATTAAATAAAACAGCCACTGAGGAAGGGGACAATCAGGTGACTACAGATGATCCAACAAAATCCTTGGCAGCTAAAGAAGGACCGCCTATAAAATCAGAAACTTCATCACAGAGGTGCCTTAAAAGATCACAAGCATTACAAGAGAATAATTTGATTAAAAAGTGCAGAAGTGATGAGGAAAGCCTTGATACTTCTTTG GGAGGATCCATGAAAAATGAAAGACCACCTTCCAGTAGCTCACAAATGAATCGCGAAACGGACAATTTCCAGGAAGAGAGacagaacaaaactgaaacatTAGATGAAAACATGGCAAGTTGCTATGACCAACATAAAAGAGACCATGTCCCAGAAGATGAGGACAAAATCAAAACTAAACAAGACATACCTGTAGCATTTGCCATTCCTGCTCACGAG agtttcTTTCCATCTGGTTATCTTATTCCTCTTACTCAGTGCACCCATGGCAACAAAGCAGGCTTTTCTAATAAAGAGAAAGCTGGGATGTGTTCATTACAGCACACTACCTACAGCTCACCCATTGCTG GTGTCATTCCAGTGACAGCATCTGAACTGAAAGCAGTTAACATTCCTGCTTTTCAAATAACACCCTTGAATATAATGCTGTCACCAACTTCTATAGCCGCTGCACCTGTACTGAGCAACTCCTGTCTCAATTCAAGCAATACCAGTTCTGCCCAAAACCCAAGTTCTTCAGTTCTGAACTTTACGCTGCAACACATAGGACTAATACCTGCTGGTGTGCAAGTTCCTGCAAATCCTGTTCTTCAGCACATGCCAGTCTCTTTACAACCAGAAAACGTTAGCTATAGCTCAGAAAACATGAACTTGCAAGAAGAGAAG cCTTCTGTTCCAAAGGAACTCCAAGAGCCCCAGACAGTTACAGAAAACTTTTTCCGCACACCAGGAGGGCCTAACACAGTATCTTCGCTATCTGCAAATTCAGATGGTACCGACAGAATCTCTCAAGGAACTCTGTATATTCCTCAACGCAAACTTGAAGTGTCAGAAGACTAA
- the E2F8 gene encoding transcription factor E2F8 isoform X2: protein MQKAGGEMGTGDKENHSSEPHRSVLKTPLKQAATSRSVLTEIQPDCQPLTTPPKPKEILPADPWTPTSNLKMLISAASPEIRSREQRRELSNNSREVLQAKHCLQEHLSGDEYEKSQPSRKEKSLGLLCHKFLARYPDYPSTAENNYICLDEVAEELNVERRRIYDIVNVLESLHMVSRLAKNRYAWHGRHNLSKTLQALKKVGEENKYTQQIQMIKKREYEHEFDLDGESNEEMARSFGSNEHSEMSFVELPGMEFRAGTDQNLSALPSKMAQVPAIAKHQLEGQSKKAKELKLSRSALESNQSSPEVVPKPEPPRVAAPSQQPALAQPPAVCPPSHSSVSPVILPHTPAGVSYAIYLHPSQAHTVTTYSPSFMLQPLPCANVTGIKSINSKVLNKTATEEGDNQVTTDDPTKSLAAKEGPPIKSETSSQRCLKRSQALQENNLIKKCRSDEESLDTSLGGSMKNERPPSSSSQMNRETDNFQEERQNKTETLDENMASCYDQHKRDHVPEDEDKIKTKQDIPVAFAIPAHESFFPSGYLIPLTQCTHGNKAGFSNKEKAGMCSLQHTTYSSPIAGVIPVTASELKAVNIPAFQITPLNIMLSPTSIAAAPVLSNSCLNSSNTSSAQNPSSSVLNFTLQHIGLIPAGVQVPANPVLQHMPVSLQPENVSYSSENMNLQEEKPSVPKELQEPQTVTENFFRTPGGPNTVSSLSANSDGTDRISQGTLYIPQRKLEVSED, encoded by the exons ATGCAGAAGGCGGGGGGGGAGATGGGCACCGGCGACAAG GAAAATCATTCTTCCGAGCCTCACAGAAGCGTGTTGAAAACCCCTCTGAAACAAGCAGCTACCTCACGTTCCGTATTGACAGAGATACAGCCTGACTGTCAGCCGCTAACCACACCCCCAAAACCTAAAGAAATCCTTCCAGCAGATCCATGGACGCCTACTTCGAACCTGAAAATGCTGATTAGCGCAGCTAGTCCTGAGATCaggagcagagaacagagaagggAACTGTCAAACAACTCAAGGGAGGTCCTACAGGCGAAACACTGTTTGCAG GAGCACTTATCGGGAGATGAATACGAAAAATCTCAACCAAGTCGCAAAGAGAAAAGTCTAGGACTACTGTGTCATAAATTCTTAGCTCGATATCCTGATTACCCCAGCACTGCAGAGAATAATTACATTTGCCTTGATGAAGTAGCTGAAGAGCTTA atGTTGAACGTAGACGCATATACGACATTGTGAACGTCCTAGAGAGCCTACACATGGTGAGCCGCCTTGCCAAAAACAGATACGCTTGGCACGGGCGACATAATCTCTCCAAAACCCTGCAGGCTTTGAAAAAAGTCGGAGAAGAGAACAAATATACACAACAAATTCAGATGATCAAGAAAAGAGAGTACGAGCATGAATTTGATCTCGATGGTGAAAGCAATGAAGAAATGGCAAGATCTTTTGGCTCAAATGAGCATTCAGAAATGTCTTTTGTTGAGCTCCCAGGAATGGAATTTCGTGCTG GTACTGATCAAAATTTATCAGCTCTCCCAAGTAAAATGGCTCAGGTTCCAGCAATTGCTAAACATCAGCTGGAAGGACAATCAAA gaaagcaaaagagtTGAAATTGTCAAGATCTGCTTTGGAATCTAATCAGTCGTCGCCTGAGGTAGTCCCCAAGCCCGAACCTCCTCGTGTCGCAGCACcctcccagcagccagctctTGCACAGCCACCGGCTGTCTGTCCTCCAAGCCACAGTTCAGTCTCACCAGTAATACTACCTCATACTCCTGCTGGTGTTTCGTATGCAATATATCTGCATCCTTCCCAAGCCCACACTGTGACAACATACAGCCCAAGTTTCATGTTGCAGCCTCTACCATGTGCTAATGTAACTGGAATTAAGAGTATTAATTCAAAAGTATTAAATAAAACAGCCACTGAGGAAGGGGACAATCAGGTGACTACAGATGATCCAACAAAATCCTTGGCAGCTAAAGAAGGACCGCCTATAAAATCAGAAACTTCATCACAGAGGTGCCTTAAAAGATCACAAGCATTACAAGAGAATAATTTGATTAAAAAGTGCAGAAGTGATGAGGAAAGCCTTGATACTTCTTTG GGAGGATCCATGAAAAATGAAAGACCACCTTCCAGTAGCTCACAAATGAATCGCGAAACGGACAATTTCCAGGAAGAGAGacagaacaaaactgaaacatTAGATGAAAACATGGCAAGTTGCTATGACCAACATAAAAGAGACCATGTCCCAGAAGATGAGGACAAAATCAAAACTAAACAAGACATACCTGTAGCATTTGCCATTCCTGCTCACGAG agtttcTTTCCATCTGGTTATCTTATTCCTCTTACTCAGTGCACCCATGGCAACAAAGCAGGCTTTTCTAATAAAGAGAAAGCTGGGATGTGTTCATTACAGCACACTACCTACAGCTCACCCATTGCTG GTGTCATTCCAGTGACAGCATCTGAACTGAAAGCAGTTAACATTCCTGCTTTTCAAATAACACCCTTGAATATAATGCTGTCACCAACTTCTATAGCCGCTGCACCTGTACTGAGCAACTCCTGTCTCAATTCAAGCAATACCAGTTCTGCCCAAAACCCAAGTTCTTCAGTTCTGAACTTTACGCTGCAACACATAGGACTAATACCTGCTGGTGTGCAAGTTCCTGCAAATCCTGTTCTTCAGCACATGCCAGTCTCTTTACAACCAGAAAACGTTAGCTATAGCTCAGAAAACATGAACTTGCAAGAAGAGAAG cCTTCTGTTCCAAAGGAACTCCAAGAGCCCCAGACAGTTACAGAAAACTTTTTCCGCACACCAGGAGGGCCTAACACAGTATCTTCGCTATCTGCAAATTCAGATGGTACCGACAGAATCTCTCAAGGAACTCTGTATATTCCTCAACGCAAACTTGAAGTGTCAGAAGACTAA